The sequence AAACCAACTTAAAACATGAATAAAAGCAGCGATTTCTAAAAGATAGCAGTGGCGGAACACATATCGCACGATCCAGCAATAGCAACAAACCATGGGGCCCGGTGGCTAACTGCTAGATGTTAGCAaaacatttacttcatttataccctgcccatCGTTCTTCCCTCCTTCgtttcctcctcacaacaaccctgtgaggtagattaggctgagagtatgtgacttgcCTAAGGTTACCCTTtgcagaatttgaacctgggtctcccagattctagccatGTTCTCTAACCGCCACATCACACCTTCTCTGAAATACTAAGCATTACTGTTGgcccctgtggcgcagagtggtaagctgcagtactgcagcccaagctctgttcacgacctgagttcgatcctggtggaagtcaGGTTCAGATAGcagactcaaggttgactcagccttccatccttctgaggttggtaaaatgagtacccccgtttcctgggggtaaagtgtagatgactgcggaaggcaatggcaaaccaccctgtaacgaaagtctgccaagaaaatgttgtgatgcgatgtacccccatgggtcagcaatgactcggtgcttgcacaggggactacctttacctactgttGGCAAAATAACCATACAATAATACTGATAAAAATAACTTATCCATTGAGGCTTTCTCGGGTGTGGGCCCTTTCTGAGTCTACAGCACCGAGTCTACAGCACTTGGACTCCTTTGGTTTTCAttattcttctttccttctttccttctttccttccttccttcccatctcattccctcccttttccttttcaacttttccttccttctttcctttctctcccattgatttccatctctctctccctctctcttattTTCACAGTGCAAACCTTTCACCCCATCTCCTGCCTCTCCTACACGGCAGGTGTCACCTGACATCTCCTCCCCATCCATTGACCGACAGTCCCAGCAGGTAGAAGACATCTTGAGGATCATGGCCAGCGTTGAACCAACCGAGCTGGAGGTGGCCATTGAGAAAATTGTCTGTACCTTCTTCATGTGCGCCAGCCGCGAGGGCAAAAAGGGCACACTGACGATCAACGAATTCAAGGAACTTGCCACCACGCAGCTCCCGAACCTCATGAAGGTGGGTAGGGGCAGTGGGTTAAGCAGCAGGGTGGTGGCAGCCAGGAACATTCTTCTTTTAGAAGCAGTCTAAgtctgtgtctttttaaaagaaaatagttATGTCCACGtctctttaaaaaatctattttattaAACTTATATACCATTAATCATCTAATCGAATACGTTCTTCTCTACACATGCAACAGAATGAGATTGAAATTGACCAAATCGGATGGTACTTGGAGGATActactttttattattatttatttattatttcatatttatatcccgccctccccgcaagcaggctcagggtgggtaacaacGTTTTGTGTTTAAAAAGTGCCTTGCAAGTAGAAAACCAGCATAGCAGAGCATGGACTGGGCTTAATCCTGATGTGCTAGCTTTCTGCTTGCAGGGTCATTTGTTTAACATGGGATAAACGTTTCACCAGCTTAGGCTTCTGCTCCCTCCTTCTGCTGCTTGAGCACACCATGCTGATCTAAACAACATAATGCTGGGGGGAAAGCGCGTTCTTGTGTGAGGTTGTGTGTACCTGCCGTCTCAAGTGTTCAGTGCATGGTGTTACTGCCTCAGAGGTCTGTAACTTGGGTAGGTGTTGTGCTCATGTGCTAACAAGCACAGCATTTGATTTTAAATAGGACACTGGGTTATTAAAGGGCTGCACACGTCCGTTGTTCCTGCCCATAAATATCCCATGTAAACCAAGCCTAATAAACAGCAACTGGTGTCTCGGCTACTTCAGACTACAGTGATTTAGTGCTCCTCCATGACAACAAAGCCCTGCAGCTAGAAAGCTAGTACATCAGGAAGAAAAAGTTAGGCTAGAACCCTTTTACCCTAATATGCTCGTTTTCTAAGGAGAAAGAACTTTTGTTTAGGGGAGCTTCAGTTGCTTGAGCATCCCCTTTTTCTGCTGTTCATGAGAATGAGGCCTTAGTGGTACAAAGGATTATGCAATATAAACACCGGCCGCAACTATCTCTTGAGGTACAGAATTGCATCAGCGTGTTATGGATTTGTGCAAAGAAGGACTCGCTTTTTTCTATTGTGAACAAGTGCCGCTCTATTTTTATCGGGCGATGCTGATTCTTAGAGAGAAGGAGACAAATCCCCTTTCTTGCCAACCCGTTCATGATTTCCCAAACcctcagcatttatttatttattggcatcCTTTGTTGTCCAGCTTTCTTGATGAAACTCACAGCAGATTACAGAGTTATAAAAGACAAGGCAATGAAGAGATTACAATGCATACAATtaacaatgaaataaaactgGATAATGCCAATTGGAAAATGAAATGGAAACCAGTATAATGCATCATATAAACTGGATTTCACAATGAGAGAACAATGGAATAATAACCTAGGTCTCATAATTAGAGAATGCTGAAGTGAAGACAGTATAGGGGGAGGAGGAAAACTGCCATAAACAGGGGTCCTCTACCCTTTTTGGATGGGAAGGCAGCTTGgtatagcttgatcttgtcagatcttggaaactaagcagggtcagtacttagatGTGTGACCACCAATGAAGACAGTTCAGAGAAGagcgagctttcgagagtcaaagctctcttatctgacaaaggaagtcctgactctcgaaagctaatatcgtggaaatctagttggtctttaaggtgcgactggacccaaatcttgctcttctacttcagaccaacacagctacacacCCGAAATTACCTGCATTAAGTACAGAGGAAGGTGTTGGCAAAGCACCTCAGCTTCTTATTTGTCTTGAAAATCTGTtgctggggttaccataagttggttgcaacttgatggcacatacgcaCGCGTGGGCACAACCGTTTTCAGacagcaggcacctttggaattctgacacaggatggtgggcaCAACTTCAAAATGCCTGCCAGGAGAcgtgaagccagccacaaaatgcctGAGAGTAAGTTTATGCATAACTCTGatagtaagagtctctctacataagacatcttacagggggacgctcaagtgtagggagatgcaatgttagccaggatgcgtagtttaaaaagacagagctggtggagattgctcctcagagggtttgttaatttcaactttgcctccctgaaggctctatgATGCAATTGCCATAAAGACTACCTAGGGTAGGTCTCATGCAAACAAGAGAACCAAAGGGGAGAAGGAGTCCGCAGAGACCTAAAagaaatatataattttaaataatttttataatCTTTATAATTTTTAGaaaatgaaagtgcaaaagtgtgtAAACAAATTCAATAATACTATGCTATTCATATCATATCCCCAAACCCCAATCAATCAATAATTCCAAATTGGACAATGCCATAAATGTACAATTCTAACATTTATTGATTGACAAGCATTGGTTTGGTTAGAATTGTACATTTATGGTATTGTCCAATTTGGAATTATTGATTGTTTGGGGTTTGGGGATATTATGCATAGCATAGTATTATTGAATTTGTTTACACACTTTTGTACTTGCACTTTCTAAAAATTATATAGagtataaaaattataaaaagtATATATTTCTTTTAGGTCTCTGTGGACTCCTTGTCCCCTTTGGTTCTcttccctaaaggctctgtcattttcatctctctacaccagagtagtttaaaaagacatagctggcagagattgcttctcagagggtttgttaatttcatctttgggaaaggtaaaattgacagagcctctggagaggtgaagatgaaattaacaaaccttctgaggagcgatctccactggctttgtctatttaaactatgcttcccggccaacattgcctctccctacacttgagcgtcctcgtgtaagatgtcttgcataAAGAAACTCTCAGTCTTCAACATTTCTGGCAGAATGTCTGCTTGACAGGATGCCTttgaaaatgaacatactgttttaaaaatattttcctgcaaACACACTCAATACACACTGAGCTAGCTAAGAAACCCTGATCAGGCAGTATCCATCTTCATTTTTCAGGCTTGAACACATTtttgcaaaaggaaaaagaataaaAACTGCTTCCCCTTCTGGCTTATCCCCTTTTACACGAGCCCTTCTCTCATGagcccagaatttttttttacttgcaaTATTActtgtaacaacaacatttggagTTGAAGAGCTGGTGAGAGCTCCTT is a genomic window of Eublepharis macularius isolate TG4126 chromosome 1, MPM_Emac_v1.0, whole genome shotgun sequence containing:
- the S100A13 gene encoding protein S100-A13, producing MASVEPTELEVAIEKIVCTFFMCASREGKKGTLTINEFKELATTQLPNLMKDVDLEEKMRSLDVNNDEELKFNEFWRLVGELAKDIKREKAGKKK